A window of Pomacea canaliculata isolate SZHN2017 linkage group LG3, ASM307304v1, whole genome shotgun sequence contains these coding sequences:
- the LOC112560304 gene encoding LOW QUALITY PROTEIN: BTB/POZ domain-containing protein KCTD12-like (The sequence of the model RefSeq protein was modified relative to this genomic sequence to represent the inferred CDS: inserted 1 base in 1 codon; deleted 2 bases in 1 codon) — MSETPNSVDSTEIMELNVGGVMYTTSKATLVKLQDSLLAELFSGKADDKLPRDSKGKYFLDRDGVLFRYILDYLRNLKLVLPENFHERERLKQEAEFFKLTDMVKSLNLSPKPVLTTLPALPTMPAVPSPAGVLRQVGASSMPPSMGKQPGYITXGYRGTFAFGRDGLADVKFRKLSRIVVCGKVSLCREVFKDTLNESRDPDRGDDDRYTARFFLKHTFLEQAFDMLQEEDFFLVGSCGSGTNSAGEVKPGLDTEEAKWQHYNEFVFERR, encoded by the exons ATGTCTGAGACCCCCAACTCCGTGGACAGCACAGAGATCATGGAGCTGAATGTCGGAGGTGTCATGTACACCACCAGCAAGGCCACCTTGGTGAAGCTGCAG GACTCGCTGCTTGCCGAGCTCTTCTCTggcaaagcagacgacaagctgCCACGTGACTCTAAGGGCAAGTACTTCCTGGACAGGGACGGGGTTCTCTTCCGCTACATCCTCGACTACCTGCGCAACCTCAAGCTCGTGCTGCCGGAGAACTTTCACGAGCGCGAGCGTTTGAAGCAGGAGGCGGAGTTCTTCAAGCTGACGGACATGGTCAAGTCTCTGAACCTCAGCCCCAAACCCGTCCTGACCACCCTCCCTGCCCTCCCTACTATGCCTGCTGTTCCCTCTCCGGCGGGCGTCCTCCGACAGGTGGGAGCCTCGTCCATGCCTCCCAGCATGGGTAAGCAGCCCGGGTACATCA TCGGGTACCGAGGAACCTTCGCCTTTGGGCGGGACGGCCTGGCAGACGTGAAGTTCCGGAAGCTGAGTCGTATCGTCGTGTGCGGGAAGGTGTCGCTGTGTCGCGAGGTCTTTAAGGACACCCTCAACGAGAGCCGCGACCCCGACCGCGGGGACGACGACAGGTACACCGCCCGCTTCTTCCTCAAGCACACCTTCCTGGAGCAGGCCTTCGACATGCTGCAGGAGGAGGACTTCTTCTTGGTGGGCAGCTGCGGCAGCGGCACCAACAGCGCCGGGGAGGTGAAGCCAGGGCTGGACACGGAGGAGGCCAAGTGGCAGCACTATAACGAGTTTGTTTTCGAAAGACGCTGA